The proteins below are encoded in one region of Lactuca sativa cultivar Salinas chromosome 3, Lsat_Salinas_v11, whole genome shotgun sequence:
- the LOC111912334 gene encoding mitochondrial thiamine diphosphate carrier 2 produces the protein MEEPGQLKRAFIDATAGSISGAISRTVTSPLDVIKIRFQVQLEPTTSFALLSKNVYGASKYTGMIQASKDIFREEGFSGFWRGNVPALLMVMPYTAIQFMVLHKVKTFASGSSKSEDHIHLSPYLSFMSGALAGCAATVGSYPFDLLRTILASQGEPKIYPNMRAAFVDIMNMRGFRGLYAGLSPTLVEIIPYAGLQFGTYDTFKRWTMAWNIRGLSDPTRAEESLSSFQLFLCGLAAGSCAKAVCHPLDVVKKRFQIEGLQRHPRYGARVEVKAYRNMYDALSRIMRTEGWAGLYKGIVPSIVKAAPAGAVTFVAYEYTSDWVESVLS, from the exons ATGGAAGAGCCGGGGCAACTTAAAAGGGCGTTTATTGATGCGACGGCCGGTTCTATCTCAGGAGCTATATCACGGACAGTCACTTCGCCACTAGATGTTATTAAAATCCGGTTTCAG GTTCAACTGGAACCGACTACTTCTTTTGCATTGCTTAGCAAAAATGTATATGGGGCCTCGAAATATACTGGAATGATTCAAGCATCCAAAGACATCTTTAGAGAGGAAGGCTTTTCA GGCTTTTGGCGTGGTAATGTCCCAGCTCTTCTCATGGTCATGCCATACACTGCTATACAGTTCATGGTTCTGCATAAAGTCAAAACTTTTGCTTCTGGCTCCTCCAAGTCAG AAGATCACATTCATTTAAGTCCATATCTGTCCTTCATGAGTGGGGCCCTAGCCGGGTGTGCTGCTACAGTTGGTTCATATCCATTTGATCTGCTAAGAACCATTTTAGCCTCACAGGGGGAGCCAAAg ataTATCCGAATATGAGGGCTGCATTTGTTGACATTATGAACATGCGTGGTTTTCGTGGGCTGTATGCTGGATTATCCCCTACACTAGTCGAGATCATTCCTTATGCCGGGTTGCAGTTTGGTACTTATGACACCTTCAAACGTTGGACCAtg GCATGGAACATACGCGGGCTATCGGATCCAACACGTGCCGAAGAGTCCCTGTCAAGCTTTCAGCTTTTTCTCTGCGGGCTTGCTGCAGGGTCATGTGCCAAGGCTGTTTGTCATCCACTTGATGTTGTGAAGAAGCGGTTTCag ATTGAAGGATTGCAAAGGCATCCGAGATACGGGGCGCGTGTTGAGGTAAAGGCGTATAGGAACATGTACGATGCGCTTTCACGGATCATGCGGACAGAGGGATGGGCTGGGCTTTACAAAGGGATCGTGCCATCCATTGTGAAAGCTGCACCTGCTGGTGCTGTTACTTTTGTTGCTTACGAGTATACGTCGGATTGGGTGGAGTCTGTTTTGAGTTGA
- the LOC111911049 gene encoding heat shock 70 kDa protein 15-like, with amino-acid sequence MSVVGFDLGNESCVVAVARQRGIDVVLNDESKRETPALVCFGDKHRFLGTAGAATSMMNPKNTISQIKRLIGRPFSDPELQQDLKALPFSVTEGPDGFPLINARYLGETKSFTPTQVMGMVFSNMKTIAEKNLNAAVVDCCIGVPIYFTDLQRRAVMDAATIAGLHPLRLMHETTATALAYGIYKIDLPENEQLNVAFIDIGHASMQVCSEAQCPLVQYITRELLTCLIMEHVMRFASPEYAPVRSDSVVGELKLSEPTDVILLEITRIEMLAVTGIPKIEKLEIEGKAFHTNLYAVRCNYSGGKEGETERIIKHMINLFGLVLSVAPSPAPALPPSFSSIMQRFKSY; translated from the exons ATGAGCGTAGTTGGATTTGATCTTGGGAATGAGAGTTGTGTTGTGGCAGTTGCCAGACAAAGGGGAATTGATGTTGTTCTTAATGATGAGTCAAAACGTGAGACTCCTGCTCTTGTGTGTTTTGGTGATAAACATCGTTTTCTTGGAACAGCTGGTGCTGCAACCAGTATGATGAACCCAAAAAACACCATTTCCCAAATTAAGCGGTTAATAGGGCGTCCTTTTTCTGATCCTGAATTGCAACAAGATCTCAAGGCTTTGCCTTTTTCAGTTACTGAGGGACCCGATGGTTTCCCATTGATCAATGCAAGGTATCTTGGGGAAACAAAGTCATTCACCCCAACACAAGTTATGGGAATGGTTTTCTCAAACATGAAGACAATAGCTGAAAAGAATTTGAATGCAGCAGTTGTGGATTGCTGTATTGGGGTACCTATCTACTTCACTGATCTTCAAAGAAGAGCTGTAATGGATGCAGCTACTATTGCCGGTTTGCATCCTCTACGGTTGATGCATGAGACAACAGCCACTGCTTTAGCTTATGGAATATACAAAATTGACTTACCTGAAAATGAGCAGCTCAATGTAGCCTTCATCGACATTGGACATGCTAGCATGCAGGTATGCAGTGAAGCTCAATGCCCTTTAGTTCAATACATTACACGAGAGCTTTTAACATGCTTAATAATGGAACATGTAATGAGATTCGCAAGCCCCGA GTATGCACCTGTTCGTAGCGATTCGGTTGTTGGTGAGCTGAAGTTGTCAGAGCCAACTGATGTAATTCTCCTAG AGATTACAAGAATTGAGATGCTTGCGGTTACTG GAATTCCTAAAATAGAGAAGCTAGAAATTGAAGGGAAAGCTTTCCATACAAACTTATATGCAGTTCGTTGTAATTATAGTGGAGGAAAAGAGG GTGAAACAGAAAGGATCATCAAACATATGATCAACCTATTTGGGCTAGTATTATCTGTGGCTCCTTCTCCTGCTCCTGCTCTTCCCCCATCATTTTCTTCCATTATGCAAAGATTTAAATCTTACTAG